The Prodigiosinella aquatilis region AGCCTGGAAATGCTGATCTTCGCCCGCATATTACAAGGATTGGTCGCCGGCCCTATTATCCCGCTGTCCCAGAGTCTGCTGCTCAATAATTATCCCCCGGCTAAACGTGGCATAGCACTGTCGCTGTGGGCTATGACGGTGGTGGTTGCACCAATTTTTGGCCCGATCCTTGGCGGCTGGATCAGTGATAACTACCATTGGGGTTGGATATTTTTCATCAACGTTCCTTTAGGCGTTGTCGTCGTACTGATTACATTGCAGGTACTGCGTGGTCGGGAAACTAAAACGGAGATCCGCCCCATTGATACCATTGGACTGGTATTGCTGGCGTTAGGCGTTGGTAGCCTACAGATGATGATGGATAGAGGGAAAGAGCTGGATTGGTTTAACTCTACCGAAATTATCATACTGACGATAGTCGCGGCGATAGCGCTGTTGTTCCTGATTGTGTGGGAACTGACAGATGACAATCCGGTGGTCGATTTGTCGCTGTTCAAATCGCGTAACTTTACCATCGGTTGTCTATGCACCAGTCTGGCCTTCATGTTCTACTTCGGTGCCATTGTTTTGTTACCGCTGCTATTGCAGGAAGTGTATGGCTATACCGCCACCTGGGCTGGGCTGGCGTCCGCACCAGTAGGACTAATGCCCGTGTTGCTGGCACCGATTATTGGTCGGTTCTCGTCACAGTTGGACATGCGCAAGCTGGTCACTTTCAGCTTCATCATGTATGCCATCTGTTTTTACTGGCGAGCCTATACGTTTGAGCCCGGCATGGATTTTGGCGCTTCCGCCTGGCCACAATTCTTCCAGGGGTTTGCTGTCGCGTGCTTTTTTATGCCGTTGACAACCATTACCTTGTCAGGTTTGCCGCCGGAGAGGATGGCGTCCGCCTCCAGTCTTTTTAACTTCAGCAGGACGCTGGCTGGTTCCATTGGCACTTCGGTGACGACCACGCTGTGGGCACGACGTGAGTCGCTACATCACGTTCAGTTGACCGAGTCAATAACCGCTTACAATCCAATCGCACAGGAAACCTATCGGCAATTGGAAGCAATGGGACTAACTAAGGAGCAGGTTTCAGCCTACATTGCCAATCAGATTACAGGACAAGGATTGATTATTGCTGCCAATGAAGTTTTCTGGGCCGCGGCTGGTGTATTCCTGGCCTTAACGGTATTGGTATGGTTTTCCCGTCCTCCGTTTAGCAGTGGAGTCGGAGCTGGTGGCGGCGCGCACTGACAGCGATATCTTCCTTTGATATCAGTCAAGGTTGCACTCCGAGTATCTGGCATGAGGAAAGGCATTCCTTCGGGGAGACTATCCTCATGCGTCATCTACTGCGGTAGGTGAATGATACCAGCTCCAGTGTCCAGACTATTATCTGCTTTGCCAGCAAATTAATGGTGGTTCTGACGCCACCATTCCGCCAGCAGAATACCCGTTGCGACAGAAATATTCAGGCTTTCCACTTTCCCAGTACCGTCGATAGAGATTTTCATATCTCCTTGCTGCCAGGCGCTATCAGAAAGGCCATCGCCTTCCTGCCCTAACACGATGACCATTTTGGCCGGCAGCGTTGTTTGGGATAATGCCGTCCCTTTATGGCTGGATGTCGTTACAATGGTATAGCCAGCACGACGAAACTGAGACAGCACATCAATAAAATCATCGGCATTGATGGCTTTCACATGTTCCGCACCACCTTCCGCAGTACGTACCGCCGCACCGGACTCCAGCTGCGCCGCATCCTGAACCAGTACACCATTCACACCAAAGTGCGCACAACTACGTATGATACCGCCCAGA contains the following coding sequences:
- the emrB gene encoding multidrug efflux MFS transporter permease subunit EmrB — encoded protein: MQKKPLEGISLAFMTFALAMATFMQVLDSTIANVAIPTISGNLGASNSQGTWVITSFGVANAISIPLTGWLAKRLGEVRLFVWSTGLFALMSWMCGVSTSLEMLIFARILQGLVAGPIIPLSQSLLLNNYPPAKRGIALSLWAMTVVVAPIFGPILGGWISDNYHWGWIFFINVPLGVVVVLITLQVLRGRETKTEIRPIDTIGLVLLALGVGSLQMMMDRGKELDWFNSTEIIILTIVAAIALLFLIVWELTDDNPVVDLSLFKSRNFTIGCLCTSLAFMFYFGAIVLLPLLLQEVYGYTATWAGLASAPVGLMPVLLAPIIGRFSSQLDMRKLVTFSFIMYAICFYWRAYTFEPGMDFGASAWPQFFQGFAVACFFMPLTTITLSGLPPERMASASSLFNFSRTLAGSIGTSVTTTLWARRESLHHVQLTESITAYNPIAQETYRQLEAMGLTKEQVSAYIANQITGQGLIIAANEVFWAAAGVFLALTVLVWFSRPPFSSGVGAGGGAH